In Methanocella sp., the sequence AGCGACTCAGGTAAAGCCTTTGGCTTTTGTCTTTTAACTCATTACAACCCTCGGTTTCTAGTCTTTGCGACTTACGTACGGCCCTTCGGTTTTTTAACACGAAGACACAAAACTCTTTTTAGATTTACGAACACTAAAACAATAAGACACTGTAAACACAATTAAACCATGAAAACGTGAAATCACAATTAAATGAATTAAGCCACCAAGTGCACGGTTATTAAGACACTAATGAACGACTTAAAACACGAAGTGCCACAAAATTAAGACAAATAGAGTACGACTGTTTTAGCTTTCAATTCGAAAATTTAATATGATATTAATTATTTACACAATATTGCAATTAATATTGAGTGATGTAAATGAATAACACGCCTAATAAGAAGTATGAAACCATACCTCCTCATGTGGAGGATACCGCTCGATATGCCGTTGATTCTGCCTTTAACGTCCATATGAAGCTTGGGCAAGGACTACTTGAAAGGAATTATGAAAAGTTCATGGAGATCGAGCTCAAGAAAAGGGGATGCACGGTGAAAAGACAGGTTAAACTGCCCATCAAGTACGACGGTATCGTATATGATGATGAGTACTACATCCTGGACATGCTCGTAGATGACTGTTTAATACTCGAATTAAAAGTCGTTGAAAATATTATACCATTACACCGATATCAACTTCTTACATATCTCAAACATAGCGGATTGAGACTAGGATTGCTAATCAATTTCAATACGGCTAACATAGGAGAAGGCATATCCCGAATAATAAATTAACAATAACTTATTTGATAACGCTATGCTAGATTAGCGTTAACTTTTTGTCTTAGTTTTGTGGCACTTCGTGTTTTAAGTCGTTCGTTAGTGTCTTATTAACCGTGTTCTTGGTGGCTTAATTCATTTAATAGGGTCTTCATGGTTTCATGGCTTGATTGTGTTTACAGTGTTTTCGCGGTTTAGTGTTCGTAAATCTAAAAAGAGTTTAGTGTCTTCGTGTTTAAAAACCGAAGGGCCGTACGTAAGTCACAAAATAAAAAACGAAGGGCTGTACGTGAGTCGCAAATTAAAAACCGAAGGGCTGTACGTAAGTCACAAAGACGAAACATCCAGCGAAAGGCGCTAACACTCACTAAAACAATTATAAATTAAACCTCTCGCCATTCGTCATTTGCCGGGTCTGCTCCCATTTCTCTATAAACCAGTCATGGTTTTCCGTATGTACCGGGATCAAAACATCCGGGTCTACAGCATCGATAACACGGGCGAGCTCCTCCCGTGAAGCATGTCCGGACGCGTGATACTCCTTATCGAACTCCAGACCATTCTCCCCATACGAGAAACCATAGGGTTTAATGTCAAAGTGGTCCAGCCAGTTTTTCAGCTTGCCAAAGTCGATCTCCTGCTCCTCGGAGAACGCCTCACAAGCAGAATAGATATATGCGCCTCCCTCGGGCTCGATATCCAGCAACTGCTTCATATCGAAAAACGAAAAGCAGAGGATATAATTCCCGGGATTATTTTTAATATCCAGATGGCTGACATAGGTAATCGGGCATTGCCTGGCCAGCGTGTCCGTCTCATACTTACTCTTCGTCTTATCCTTGATCTCGTCATAGACCAAAACGTCGTTCATCCGGCATGCGCCGTCGGCGCATTCGATGGCGTAGAGCCCGTAAGCGTCCTTCGCGGTGATCACGAGCTGGCGCCCCGTCTCCTGCGCAATTCTTCTAAATATTTCCAGGCGCTCGAAGTTCCTGGCCCCAAAATCAGCGATGATCAAGCCTTTCACATCTTCGGCGGTAGCACGGCAGGTATCGTGCACCGTTGACTCGGTAACCTCCACGTCGCCCTCACGGCCGGTCCGGGTACCT encodes:
- a CDS encoding GxxExxY protein, producing MNNTPNKKYETIPPHVEDTARYAVDSAFNVHMKLGQGLLERNYEKFMEIELKKRGCTVKRQVKLPIKYDGIVYDDEYYILDMLVDDCLILELKVVENIIPLHRYQLLTYLKHSGLRLGLLINFNTANIGEGISRIIN